The sequence GATCGAGCTGGAGCAGCGCGAGCGCGCACGCACCGGCATCACCAACCTGCGGGTGCAGTTCAACAAGGTGCACGGCTTCTACATCGAAGTCACGCAGGGCCAGGCGGCCAAGGTGCCCGACGACTACCGCCGCCGCCAGACGCTCAAGAACGCAGAACGTTTCATCACGCCCGAACTCAAGGCGTTTGAAGACAAGGCGCTCTCGGCACAAGACCGGGCGCTGGCGCGCGAGAAGTGGCTGTACGAGCAGTTGCTCGACCAGCTGCAGGCCTTCATTGCGCCGCTCACGCAGCTGGCGCGCGCCATGGCCGCGCTCGACGCGCTGTGCGCGCTGGCCGAGCGTTCGCTCACGCTCAACTGGAGCGCACCGCAGTTCGTGCCCGAACCCTGCATCGACATCCGTGGCGGGCGCCACCCGGTGGTGGAAGCGCGGCTGAACGAAACCAATGGCGGCAGCTTCATCGCCAACGACACGGTGCTCGGCCCCAAGCAGCGCATGCAGGTGATCACCGGCCCCAACATGGGCGGCAAGAGCACCTACATGCGCCAGGTGGCGGTGATCGTGCTGCTGGCCAGCATGGGCAGCTTTGTGCCGGCGGCGGCCTGCCGGCTCGGCCCCGTCGACGCCATCCACACCCGCATCGGCGCGGCCGACGACCTGGCCAACGCGCAGTCCACTTTCATGGTGGAGATGACCGAAGCCGCGCAGATATTGCATGCGGCGACACCCGAGAGCCTGGTGCTGATGGACGAGATCGGCCGCGGCACCTCCACCTTCGACGGCCTGGCGCTGGCCGGCGGCATCGCCACCCACCTGCACGACAAGTCGCGCGCCTTCACGCTGTTCGCCACCCACTACTTCGAACTGACCGAATTCCCGGCCGGCCACCACGCGGCGGTGAACGTGCATGTGAGCGCTGTGGAAGCGGGTGGCAAGGCGGGTGGCATCGTCTTTTTGCACCAGATCGAGCCCGGCCCGGCCAGCCGCAGCTACGGCATCCAGGTGGCGCGGCTGGCCGGTGTGCCCGCCGGCGTGGTGCAGCACGCGCGCCACGCCCTGGCCGCGCTGGAGGCGCAGAGCGAGGAAAGCCGCAGCCAGGTCGACCTGTTTGCGCCGCCACCTGCGACACTGGAAGCCGACGCGCACCCGCTGCAAAGCGCGCTGGACCGCATCGACCCCGACACCCTGAGCCCGCGCGAAGCGCTGGAGCAGCTCTACACACTGAAAAAACTGGCCTCCTCATCATGACTTACTGCGTCGCTGTCAAGCTCAACGCCGGCATGGTCTTCCTGTCCGACTCGCGCACCAACGCGGGCCTCGACCAGATCAGCACCTTCCGGAAAATGATCGTTTACGAAAAGCCGGGCGACCGCTTCATGTGCCTGCTCTCGGCCGGCAACCTGAGCGTCTCGCAATCGGTGCGCGAGATCCTGCAGGTGGAACAGCTCGAAGATGTGGATGGAGGCGAGCCCATCACCATCTGGAACGCCAGGAGCATGTTCGACGCCGCGCGCGTGCTGGGCGCGGCCGTGCGCCACGTGTACGAACGCGACGGCGATTCCCTGCAGCGCGCCGGTGTGGAGTTCAACGTGTCCATGATCTTCGGCGGCCAGATCCAGGGCGAAGGCATGCGCCTGTTCCAGGTCTATTCGGCTGGCAACTTCATTGAAGCCACGTCGGAAACGCCGTTCTTCCAGGTCGGTGAATCCAAGTACGGCAAGCCCGTGCTCGACCGCGTCATCACCCCCGAAACCCCGCTGGACGA is a genomic window of Hydrogenophaga sp. RAC07 containing:
- a CDS encoding proteasome-type protease gives rise to the protein MTYCVAVKLNAGMVFLSDSRTNAGLDQISTFRKMIVYEKPGDRFMCLLSAGNLSVSQSVREILQVEQLEDVDGGEPITIWNARSMFDAARVLGAAVRHVYERDGDSLQRAGVEFNVSMIFGGQIQGEGMRLFQVYSAGNFIEATSETPFFQVGESKYGKPVLDRVITPETPLDEAAKCVLVSMDSTLKSNLSVGLPLDLVVYEANQLQSDKITCIDHENPYFRMLHNTWGQKLREVFDSIEHPTWDGSHTDVPLLSTGPHCQPLRKITNAREKLI